One Paraburkholderia kururiensis DNA window includes the following coding sequences:
- a CDS encoding chromate resistance protein ChrB domain-containing protein, which produces MKTSSTWLLLVLTLPTENATARMRFYRALKAKGCGVLRDGVYLLPDSAPHEAMLRDLADAIAASGGTAHLLRLPGLDAAQEDEFRTLFDRAGEYETFVRTLAEARKTVAGQPAAGLTRLLRRLRKDYETIQAIDYFPGEAATRAEAAWQDFVGLVDTVLAPGEPHRAEGAILRRLPDAYQGRLWATRRRMWVDRVASAWLIRRFIDTQSRFLWLTSPEACPEDAVGFDFDGAAFTHVGECVTFEVLLASFGFDDDPALLRLGEIVHALDVGGPAAPEAAGFEAVMAGTRERVENDDQLLEQMSPVLDALYTHFAASAKESSGRRS; this is translated from the coding sequence ATGAAAACATCGTCGACCTGGTTGCTGCTCGTCCTCACGCTGCCCACCGAAAACGCGACGGCGCGCATGCGCTTCTATCGCGCGCTGAAGGCGAAGGGCTGCGGGGTGCTGCGCGACGGCGTTTATCTTCTGCCCGACAGCGCGCCGCACGAAGCCATGCTGCGCGACCTGGCCGACGCCATTGCGGCAAGCGGCGGCACGGCGCACCTGCTGCGGTTGCCGGGCCTCGACGCGGCCCAGGAGGACGAATTCCGCACGTTGTTCGACCGCGCAGGCGAGTACGAGACGTTCGTTCGCACGCTGGCCGAGGCGCGCAAGACGGTCGCGGGGCAGCCGGCCGCCGGCCTGACCCGGCTGCTGCGCCGCCTGCGCAAGGACTACGAGACGATCCAGGCTATCGACTACTTCCCGGGCGAGGCCGCCACGCGTGCCGAGGCGGCCTGGCAGGATTTCGTCGGCCTCGTCGATACGGTGCTCGCGCCCGGTGAGCCGCATCGGGCCGAAGGCGCGATTCTGCGGCGTTTGCCGGACGCCTACCAGGGCCGCCTCTGGGCCACGCGCCGGCGGATGTGGGTGGATCGCGTGGCGAGCGCCTGGCTCATCCGGCGCTTCATCGACACCCAGTCGCGGTTCCTCTGGCTCACGTCGCCCGAGGCATGCCCCGAGGACGCCGTGGGCTTCGACTTCGACGGCGCCGCGTTCACGCACGTGGGCGAGTGTGTGACGTTCGAAGTGCTGCTCGCGAGCTTCGGCTTCGACGACGACCCCGCGTTGCTGCGGCTCGGCGAAATCGTGCACGCGCTCGACGTGGGCGGCCCCGCCGCGCCGGAGGCCGCCGGCTTCGAAGCGGTGATGGCCGGCACGCGCGAGCGCGTCGAGAACGACGATCAACTGCTCGAACAGATGAGCCCCGTTCTGGATGCGCTTTATACGCACTTCGCGGCAAGCGCGAAGGAAAGTTCAGGGAGGCGTTCATGA
- a CDS encoding chromate transporter: MSIVTTAAPAYSLGQLVRYMLRLGTLGFGGPVALAGYMRRDLVERLGWISESDYKEGLALAQLAPGPLAAQLAMYLGYVHYRIWGATLVGFAFVLPSFVMVVALGWAYAHFGGLAWMQAVFYGVGAAVVGIIAMSAARLTLKTVGKDRLLWAIYLTLAVVTFVTESEIAWLFIAGGLIGWFWRAPPQWLHKGGIQAVAAANLPAGAGIVAGFDWPLLAQIGGFFMKAGAFVFGSGLAIVPFLYGGVVTQHHWLNDRQFVDAVAVAMITPGPVVITVGFIGYLVAGLPGAVVAALGTFLPCYLFTVVPAPYFKKYGRLPAVKAFVDGITAAAVGAITGSVIVIAKRSIVDVPTLAIGLVTVVLLWRFKKLQEPVVVTAAALLGLVIYPLLHSHAL, encoded by the coding sequence ATGAGCATCGTCACCACTGCGGCGCCCGCCTATTCGCTGGGTCAGCTCGTCCGCTACATGCTGCGCCTCGGCACGTTGGGCTTCGGCGGCCCCGTGGCGCTTGCGGGCTATATGCGCCGTGATCTCGTCGAGCGGCTGGGGTGGATTTCCGAATCCGACTACAAGGAGGGCCTCGCGCTCGCGCAACTCGCGCCGGGACCGCTCGCCGCCCAGCTCGCGATGTACCTGGGTTATGTGCATTACCGGATCTGGGGCGCAACGCTCGTCGGGTTTGCGTTCGTCCTGCCGTCGTTCGTGATGGTGGTGGCGCTCGGCTGGGCGTACGCGCACTTCGGCGGCCTCGCGTGGATGCAGGCGGTGTTCTACGGCGTGGGCGCGGCGGTGGTCGGCATCATCGCCATGAGCGCCGCGCGGCTCACGTTGAAGACGGTGGGCAAAGACCGGCTGCTGTGGGCCATCTATCTGACGCTCGCGGTCGTCACGTTCGTGACCGAATCCGAGATCGCCTGGCTTTTCATCGCCGGCGGACTGATTGGCTGGTTCTGGCGCGCGCCGCCGCAATGGCTGCACAAAGGCGGCATCCAGGCCGTTGCCGCGGCGAACCTGCCGGCAGGCGCGGGAATCGTCGCGGGATTCGACTGGCCGCTGCTCGCGCAGATCGGCGGCTTTTTCATGAAGGCGGGCGCCTTCGTCTTCGGGTCGGGACTCGCGATCGTGCCGTTCCTGTATGGCGGCGTCGTGACCCAGCACCACTGGCTCAACGACAGGCAATTCGTCGACGCCGTCGCCGTCGCGATGATCACGCCCGGTCCCGTCGTCATCACGGTGGGCTTCATCGGCTACCTCGTGGCGGGGCTGCCGGGCGCCGTCGTTGCGGCACTCGGCACGTTCCTGCCGTGCTATCTGTTCACCGTGGTTCCTGCGCCGTATTTCAAGAAGTACGGCCGGTTGCCCGCGGTAAAGGCCTTCGTCGACGGCATTACCGCCGCCGCGGTGGGCGCCATCACGGGTTCGGTGATCGTGATCGCGAAGCGCTCGATTGTCGACGTGCCAACGCTTGCCATCGGCCTCGTCACGGTCGTCTTGCTGTGGCGCTTCAAGAAGCTTCAGGAACCAGTGGTCGTCACGGCGGCGGCGCTCCTCGGGCTCGTGATCTATCCGCTTCTTCATTCGCACGCGCTTTGA